A stretch of DNA from Carya illinoinensis cultivar Pawnee chromosome 12, C.illinoinensisPawnee_v1, whole genome shotgun sequence:
AAGGAAATAGAAGCTGTGCTGGAGGCTGGCTGCGAGGAACAGGTGAGAAAGGTAGAAGATCAAGCTGAACAAGTGGATCTGAAGAGATTTTTTTGTCACCCTCGCCTGATCTGATCACTTCTCTCCTTGGCTTACTGAAATGGGTACGGGGGAAAGGGGGGAAGACGAATGCGTACGGGAAACTGGGAAAGggagttaaaattttttttactgtacactaaaaaaaataaaaaaataaaagccacGTGGGCGGTGTGTGGTGTGGGCGGAAGGTTGGGGCTTAAGcgtagcatttctcttttacaACAGAGACCCATTATTTGTGGCTGCTAATTATACATATGGTGCTGCCAACCTAcgtgtgtatatatttttataattgctAACGTATTTGATGACGTGttgattcaattttttataaatattttatttaagaaaagagAGGTGTACtatataaacaaattttataataataaattcataaattaatataatttcatatgatacgttatatctactttacaatttaatatataacacaaAGTTAAATCactttgtgagtttacttttattaaaTCTGTTTGTGGCATAGGTATAACCACTTCGTCCGGATTTAGATAAATTTTACAACCAAATCAATATacatatgttttaaaattttaaaaacaaatatgaaTCAATTCATCATCAAAATTAGAACTTTCATTTGTTTAGTTCGGTCCTGTATTTTCAATTTACTGTTTACACATGACACTACATAACTTGAGACTTAAAAGTTAATACTGTtgtcctcaaaaattaaatttatattaatattttaatattaatgtcgatatttatgattttctctatcaactttttcttttttgaagaataaaaattattagagAACCATAAACATGTCACATTTTATATTATGAGATgacaaaatatcatataatattatttttaatttaaaatcctGCTAATTGATGCATTAAACAAATTATTATGTAGAAACTTGTAACgtcaattaatataaaatattttttattgatattttaGATAATATTAAGCTGGCAATCCGGTCGGCCAAAGACGGGGTTGGGCCTAACCCAATCCGACCAGGTTTCATTTTAAAAGCACACAAACCCATCCTGGTTGGGATCCGAGTTTAGTTTCAATGGATTCTCCAAAAAGAAGAATGCGATTACACCACTATATTCTAAGGAGaaatcaaatgaaaaagaaaataattagatgcaaaaaaaacaaaggatcaTTTGTCAATGCACATTAAACATATGTTCTTCTCAAAACATATCCGAAAGACCAAGGTTTTCTTTCTCGATTTTcaacctttttcttcttctctaatTTGAGCTACGACTTCTTTTGTGGGATCAAGCATACAGATGGGTTTCATCTTCAATTGAGCATGGGTTACGACGGGGAAGGCCTCACTCCGCTCACACCCACGTCCAAGCACCCCCACACCCACTCAATTGCGTAAGAGATGGATTCTGGAAGCTGGCAATTTCACTCTGGAAGATTCAAGCTCATGCTTCTTTTTTGAGATCAAGCATATGCATGGGTTTATGGCCTCACTCCGCTCACGCCCACGTCCAAGCACAGCCACAACCACACCCACTCAATCATGCAAGAGATGGATTCTGGAAGCTGGCCACTCAATTACGCCTACTCAATACTGATAAGGTGCTTCCTTGCTTCTACAGAACCTCTCCGCACTCTTCTCTAAAATGCCTAGTGACCCACTCTCATCCCCCCTTCCTTAAGAGGCCATAATAGAAACACACTCAGTAATCTTCATCGTTCTTGTTATCGTGGCTAAGGGCAACGTTGATCAAGCCCTTAATCAGACCCTCCATGTTTGCTCAgcgaaagagaaaaatatattcgaGTGCGGCTAGGGTTTGAGAATTGAAGATATGAACATCAGATAGGTTGACACCCAAAATACAAACCGTTACTAGTAACGGGATGGAGACCCGATAAGattcaaattgataaaatttagGTCGGGTCAGGGTATTTGACTCGAGTCAAGTTGACTTTCAGTTCATATGCACAACcctagataatatattatacatgtAACGATCATGCTACTCTATCGCTTAGTAAGTACTGCTTGGTGTGGTTTtcgtatttttttctttcagatactttttaaatatttttaaatatatatattttaaaatacaaattaactaatagtcattttttaattattaaaaaaattaaaatatacaaatgaTCAAATTAAGGGACAATCTTTCCTTCATATAGATGGCAATAAAAAAACACGTTTGCACTATTAACTTCATCCCTTTTGTGACGTGAAGGTTGTGTTGAGAAACTTAAAACCCCTTACACTATTtaggaagagaaatgatatttgtaatataAAGTTAACAAGTATTGTAcaacagtttttttaaaaataaatacgtaatttatataaaaatagattaattccttaataataaattctatttttaaaaaaaatataaaatatttttacactctataattatatttatcttttacaaaagagtaatgttacatataattacttttacgtattttttatgtactttactgatataattaattagattaatttttttaaatacttaattaattatatcactagagtgtataaaataataaataaaaataactggaCATAAAATAGGTAAACAAGGAACGGCTTTGAGCCTTTGAGGAATTTGGGAAGACGAAACGACGCCGGTTCTACGACGATGTACCTTTTTGGCTCCTGCTATACCAAAATCGACCTCCGCCTCTCTTCAGAATTTCTGACACAGCGCatgcacacagagagagagagagagagagagagagagagagagagagagacaatggGAACGAGGACGAATCTTTACAAGAACCCTTCCATAGCCTACAAGAGAGACTTTAGTCTATCCTCCGTCCTTCAAAACCTTAGAGGTATCACTTCAATCTTCCTCTCTTACCTTCTATTTGGTTCACGACAAAAGAAACTGATGAGTAGCAATAAGAAAACTAGATTTCCCAATAGCCCAATTGGCAATTGGAAATTTGCTTGAATTTTATAGAATATGAAATTCCCGACTTAGCACATGTTATCATATGTTTGTCATTTTATCCTTCGTTAATTCAGACGTGTTCAATTTCCAGCTTACAATATTGCCACTGGAAATGCTCCTCTTGCCGAAGAACAACCACTCAGTGATAACATAAGGGCGTCACGGAAACGAAACCGTGAACTGAAACTGTCGCATAATCCAACCCGTGTAATCGAGGAGAAAGATGAACCCATGTCTCATGAAGACTACATCGCAAAAAGAAGGCAAATTCAATCATAATTGCTTCTAATTATATTTTGAACTTTAATTCAAACTGCCGCATAATCTAAAcgtgttgtaatttttttggttttttcatactaatatattaattcaacTCACTTCTTGTATAAGCAGGAAAGAAATTAGTTTGACCCAAGTTCGCGAGGAATTGGCTGCAGATGTTTTGGTAGGTCTTTTgctgttatatttattttaatttgatttgtcaTTGTTCTGAGTTTTTGGTTACTCTTTCTTGGCAGGGAACTTCTACTTCCGGTTCAAATTTAGTGGGATATGAAAGTAAGCTTTTCATCACTCGTCATTTATTTTGTCTTTTTGATATTCATCCAGGTTCGAGCTGATTCACGATTGGGATCCACTTCCTATTGGATTGGTAGTTATATAAATAAGGAAATGAATTTTGTGCTGTTATAagacataaattaaaattatgcaCCTTGTTTGTGTTAATTTAGTAAGGTTTTAGATGTAAGGTTGCTGCTGGTGAACCATATGATCTATATATTCTGATTTTTAGTCATAAAATTTTCCCTTTATTTTacctataatttttttccccattttttCACATGAGATTTAACTACATTTTGTTATTGCCTTTTGAAAGAAATTTTAACAGAGATGATGATGCAAGAAACCTTATTAGGAATGGTAAGGATCTAGTTATCACGTGGCACTTTTCTATGTGAATTCTTTCTTGTTAGACATCATTAACGAAAGTCACGATCACTACTTCAATTGGTTTATTCCTGAACGATTAAGAATTTCACCTGCCATCCCCCCCTTAGTGGATGTTTTCATCATCACTGGTATTTAGACTCATGTTAAAATTGATATGTAGAGTGTATTAAGACTTTTGTTGAACTGCAAAACATTGATGAAATCCAGGTGATGAAAGTAGTTCTTCAGGACATGAAGGAATGCAAGATCCTTCAAATCCAGGTATGTTTGTAAGCTTCTTTCTGTTAGCTCTCAATTTCTAGCTGGGTTAATCAGCCAGGAAGTCACCAATGTGTCTTTGTTTACACTGGCTTCTTTATATACTTCTCTTAGGTCCCATGAAGGAGTTTGATCATGATCATATTAAGAGCAGAAATGAGCAACGTTTTCCTGATCCAGGAGAGCCAGTTTGTGTAGTATGTGGCAGATATGGAGAATATATATGCAATGAGGTAAGATATGCCCTTCATTTGAAACTTCTGATCACCTCCTCTCTGGTTTCTCCTCCTGTAGTCACCTTGTGAATAATGTGTTTCTGTTCTGACAGACCAATGATGATATCTGCAGCTTGGAGTGCAAAGCAGACCTCTTGCAAATTCTTAGACTTGATAAGGTGTTTCTCTGTATACAAATTGCTgccatttgaaagaaaatatggcTTCCTAAATTTGAATCCTTCCTTCTCTAAAAATTTTCAGGGACCCTCAAGTGACCAAAATCCAGATGTCTCCTCATCTGGACGTAACGGCACCTTGCTGTTGCCTGACTTTGGGA
This window harbors:
- the LOC122290415 gene encoding uncharacterized protein LOC122290415 isoform X1, whose amino-acid sequence is MHTERERERERERERETMGTRTNLYKNPSIAYKRDFSLSSVLQNLRAYNIATGNAPLAEEQPLSDNIRASRKRNRELKLSHNPTRVIEEKDEPMSHEDYIAKRRKEISLTQVREELAADVLGTSTSGSNLVGYESDESSSSGHEGMQDPSNPGPMKEFDHDHIKSRNEQRFPDPGEPVCVVCGRYGEYICNETNDDICSLECKADLLQILRLDKGPSSDQNPDVSSSGRNGTLLLPDFGKDTWDYNRHRWSKRISSLCTFKCWKCQRPGHLAEDCLVIFNQVTAGQSKSSSITGDLLGLYRRCHQIGKNSSTANCNACRSSLSLATCLECSTVLCDNSGHLNEHIKTHPSHQHFYSHKLKRLVKCCKSTCKVTDIRDLLVCHYCFNKAFDKFYDMYTATWKGAGLSIIWGSICCEDHFSWHRMNCSSADVEDSAYIISKNTQKDKRVQLSDFIF
- the LOC122290415 gene encoding uncharacterized protein LOC122290415 isoform X2, with the protein product MHTERERERERERERETMGTRTNLYKNPSIAYKRDFSLSSVLQNLRAYNIATGNAPLAEEQPLSDNIRASRKRNRELKLSHNPTRVIEEKDEPMSHEDYIAKRRKEISLTQVREELAADVLGTSTSGSNLVGYESDESSSSGHEGMQDPSNPGPMKEFDHDHIKSRNEQRFPDPGEPVCVVCGRYGEYICNETNDDICSLECKADLLQILRLDKGPSSDQNPDVSSSGRNGTLLLPDFGKDTWDYNRHRWSKRISSLCTFKCWKCQRPGHLAEDCLVTAGQSKSSSITGDLLGLYRRCHQIGKNSSTANCNACRSSLSLATCLECSTVLCDNSGHLNEHIKTHPSHQHFYSHKLKRLVKCCKSTCKVTDIRDLLVCHYCFNKAFDKFYDMYTATWKGAGLSIIWGSICCEDHFSWHRMNCSSADVEDSAYIISKNTQKDKRVQLSDFIF